A single Pseudomonas sp. MM223 DNA region contains:
- the algB gene encoding Alginate biosynthesis transcriptional regulatory protein AlgB (*Name algB): MESAQDNQGRILLVDDESAILRTFRYCLEDEGYSVATANSAAQAETLLQRQVFDLCFLDLRLGEDNGLDVLAQMRIQAPWMRVVIVTAHSAIDTAVDAIQAGAADYLVKPCSPDQLRLATAKQLEVRQLSARLEALEGEVRKPKDGLDSHTPAMMAVLETARQVATTDANILILGESGTGKGELARAIHGWSKRARKACVTINCPSLNAELMESELFGHTRGAFTGASESTLGRVSQADGGTLFLDEIGDFPLTLQPKLLRFIQDKEYERVGDPVTRRADVRILAATNLNLEEMVRESRFREDLLYRLNVITLHLPPLRERSEDILTLADRFLARFVKEYSRPARGFSDEARSALLNYRWPGNIRELRNVVERASIICPQERVEISHLGMGEQPAGNAPRVGAALSLDELERAHIGAVLAASDTLDQAAKTLGIDASTLYRKRKQYNL, from the coding sequence ATGGAATCAGCCCAGGACAACCAAGGCCGCATTCTGCTGGTGGATGACGAGTCCGCGATCCTGCGCACCTTCCGCTACTGCCTGGAAGACGAAGGCTATAGCGTGGCCACCGCCAACAGCGCTGCACAAGCCGAAACGCTGTTGCAGCGCCAGGTGTTCGACCTGTGCTTCCTCGATTTACGCCTGGGCGAAGACAACGGCCTCGACGTACTCGCACAAATGCGCATCCAGGCACCCTGGATGCGCGTGGTGATTGTCACCGCGCATTCGGCGATCGACACGGCGGTGGACGCCATCCAGGCCGGTGCCGCCGACTACCTGGTCAAGCCATGCAGCCCCGACCAGCTGCGCCTGGCGACCGCCAAACAGCTGGAAGTACGCCAGCTTTCCGCGCGCCTGGAGGCGCTGGAAGGTGAAGTGCGCAAGCCCAAAGACGGCCTCGACTCGCACACACCGGCCATGATGGCGGTGCTGGAAACCGCTCGCCAGGTCGCCACCACCGACGCCAACATCCTCATCCTGGGCGAGTCTGGCACCGGTAAAGGCGAGCTGGCCCGGGCCATCCATGGCTGGAGCAAGCGCGCACGCAAAGCCTGCGTGACCATCAACTGCCCGTCGCTGAACGCCGAGCTGATGGAAAGCGAACTGTTCGGTCACACCCGCGGCGCCTTCACCGGTGCCAGCGAAAGTACCCTGGGGCGGGTCAGCCAGGCCGACGGTGGTACGCTGTTTCTCGACGAAATCGGCGATTTTCCACTGACATTGCAGCCAAAGTTGCTGCGGTTTATTCAGGACAAGGAATACGAGCGTGTCGGCGACCCGGTTACCCGGCGCGCCGATGTACGCATCCTGGCCGCCACCAACCTCAACCTTGAGGAAATGGTGCGCGAAAGCCGCTTCCGCGAAGACCTGCTGTACCGTCTCAACGTCATCACCTTGCACTTGCCGCCCCTGCGCGAGCGCAGCGAGGACATCCTGACCTTGGCCGACCGCTTCCTCGCCCGCTTCGTCAAGGAATACTCCCGCCCCGCCCGGGGCTTCAGCGACGAAGCACGCTCGGCGCTGCTCAACTACCGCTGGCCCGGCAACATTCGCGAACTGCGCAACGTGGTAGAGCGGGCCAGCATCATCTGCCCGCAGGAGCGGGTGGAGATCAGCCACCTGGGCATGGGCGAGCAGCCGGCAGGCAATGCCCCCCGCGTGGGTGCGGCGCTAAGCCTGGATGAGCTGGAACGCGCCCACATCGGCGCCGTGCTGGCGGCCAGTGACACCCTCGACCAGGCTGCCAAAACCTTGGGTATCGACGCTTCCACCCTGTACCGCAAACGCAAGCAGTACAACTTATGA
- the gltP_2 gene encoding Proton/glutamate-aspartate symporter (*Name gltP_2) — MLPRVIEKMEKYGAPKSICSFVVPTGYSFNLDGSTLYQSIAAIFIAQLYGIDLSWSQQLLLVLTLMVTSKGIAGVPGVSFVVLLATLGSVGIPLEGLAFIAGVDRIMDMARTALNVVGNALAALVIARWEGMYDAAKGEKYYASLMADKQEAAVAGETAKR; from the coding sequence GTGCTGCCGCGCGTGATCGAGAAGATGGAGAAGTACGGCGCACCGAAGTCGATCTGTTCGTTCGTGGTACCGACCGGCTACTCCTTCAACCTTGACGGTTCGACCCTGTACCAGAGCATCGCGGCCATCTTCATTGCCCAGCTGTACGGTATCGACCTGTCGTGGAGCCAGCAGCTGCTGCTGGTGCTGACCCTGATGGTCACCTCCAAAGGTATCGCTGGCGTACCGGGCGTATCGTTCGTGGTTCTGCTGGCTACCCTGGGCAGCGTGGGCATCCCGCTGGAAGGCCTGGCCTTCATCGCTGGTGTCGACCGCATCATGGACATGGCCCGTACCGCGCTGAACGTGGTTGGCAACGCCTTGGCCGCACTGGTCATCGCGCGCTGGGAAGGCATGTACGACGCGGCCAAGGGCGAGAAGTACTACGCCTCGCTGATGGCCGACAAGCAGGAAGCTGCAGTCGCTGGCGAAACTGCCAAGCGCTGA
- the polA_2 gene encoding DNA polymerase I (*Name polA_2) → MPVLSKTAKGQPSTAEAVLDELALLGYPLPEVLMQYRSLSKLKSTYTDKLPGQINPRTGRIHTSYQQAVAATGRLSSSDPNLQNIPIRTAEGRRIRQAFIASPGYKLLAADYSQIELRIMAHLAKDEGLLHAFRNDLDVHRATAAEVFGVALEDVTTDQRRKAKAINFGLIYGMSAFGLAKQIGVDRKQSQDYIDRYFARYPGVLAYMERTRAQAAEQGFVETLFGRRLYLPDINAKNPALRKGAERTAINAPMQGTAADIIKRAMVNVDNWLSESGLDARVILQVHDELVLEVREDLVQQVKDEIRQHMSKAAELDVPLLVEAGIGANWDEAH, encoded by the coding sequence ATGCCGGTGCTGAGCAAGACCGCCAAGGGCCAGCCCTCCACCGCAGAAGCCGTACTCGATGAACTGGCCTTGCTCGGCTATCCACTGCCTGAGGTACTGATGCAGTACCGCAGCCTGAGCAAGCTCAAGAGCACTTACACCGACAAACTGCCGGGCCAGATCAACCCACGCACCGGGCGTATCCACACCTCCTATCAGCAGGCAGTGGCGGCTACCGGCCGGCTGTCGTCGAGCGACCCGAACCTGCAGAACATCCCGATCCGTACCGCCGAAGGCCGGCGTATCCGCCAGGCGTTCATTGCCAGCCCGGGTTACAAACTGCTGGCGGCGGACTACTCGCAGATCGAGCTGCGCATCATGGCCCACCTGGCCAAGGACGAAGGCCTGCTGCACGCCTTCCGCAACGACCTGGACGTGCACCGGGCCACGGCAGCGGAAGTGTTCGGTGTGGCCCTGGAAGACGTCACCACCGACCAGCGGCGCAAGGCCAAAGCCATCAACTTCGGCCTGATCTATGGCATGAGCGCCTTTGGCCTGGCCAAGCAGATCGGTGTCGACCGCAAGCAGTCGCAGGACTACATCGACCGGTACTTCGCCCGCTACCCAGGCGTGCTGGCCTACATGGAGCGCACCCGCGCGCAGGCGGCCGAGCAAGGCTTTGTCGAAACCCTGTTTGGCCGCCGCCTGTACCTGCCAGACATCAACGCCAAGAACCCGGCCCTGCGCAAAGGCGCCGAGCGTACGGCGATCAACGCGCCGATGCAGGGCACTGCGGCCGACATCATCAAGCGGGCCATGGTCAATGTGGATAACTGGCTGAGCGAGAGCGGGCTGGATGCCCGGGTGATCCTGCAGGTACACGACGAACTGGTACTTGAGGTGCGTGAGGACCTGGTTCAGCAGGTGAAAGATGAAATTCGCCAGCACATGAGCAAGGCTGCGGAACTGGATGTGCCGCTGCTGGTGGAGGCAGGAATTGGCGCGAATTGGGACGAAGCTCACTGA
- the cc4 gene encoding Cytochrome c4 (*Name cc4), with the protein MNKLVVSLLLTLGVAGAATAAQTVKGDAAAGQAKTAVCGACHSPDGNSLAPNFPKLAGQGQRYLEKQLHDIKSGKRTVLEMTGMLAAFSDQDLADIAAYFSSQKGSVGAADPKLVERGKALFNGGDLEKGMPACTGCHSPNGAGIALAGFPHLGGQHSQYVTKQLTDFREGNRTNDGDAMTMRTIAGKLSNHDIEALASYIQGLH; encoded by the coding sequence ATGAACAAACTAGTCGTGAGTCTGCTGTTGACCCTGGGTGTCGCAGGTGCGGCCACTGCTGCGCAAACTGTAAAAGGCGATGCCGCCGCCGGTCAGGCCAAGACGGCCGTCTGTGGCGCCTGCCACAGCCCCGACGGCAATAGCCTGGCACCGAACTTCCCTAAATTGGCCGGCCAGGGCCAGCGTTACCTCGAAAAACAACTGCACGATATCAAGTCGGGCAAGCGCACGGTGCTGGAGATGACCGGCATGCTGGCCGCGTTCAGCGACCAGGACCTGGCCGACATCGCCGCCTACTTCTCCAGCCAGAAAGGCAGCGTGGGCGCCGCCGATCCAAAGCTGGTCGAGCGTGGCAAAGCGCTGTTCAACGGCGGCGACCTGGAAAAAGGCATGCCTGCCTGCACCGGCTGCCACTCGCCCAACGGCGCAGGCATCGCTTTGGCCGGCTTCCCGCACCTGGGCGGCCAGCACTCGCAGTACGTGACCAAGCAGCTCACGGACTTCCGCGAAGGCAACCGCACCAACGATGGCGATGCCATGACCATGCGCACCATTGCCGGCAAGCTGAGCAACCACGACATCGAGGCGTTGGCCAGCTATATCCAGGGCCTGCATTAA
- the ivy gene encoding Inhibitor of vertebrate lysozyme (*Name ivy) produces the protein MGRMLSTALAAALLLGGSAAAMAANDGQVRVDQLLGSDPEYRETWQDTIKGEERLPDWVVNLTGSAQQQMSAVTEDGDKYLVGPLCESQDNCTYKRLIVAFSWDKDDAYGMLVEVPEGLPSDKSPTRHAQYRWLGKPDDGMKAMLQEQLKRDPNWY, from the coding sequence ATGGGCAGGATGCTTTCTACAGCCCTGGCTGCCGCCCTGTTACTGGGTGGCAGTGCGGCGGCGATGGCGGCCAATGACGGCCAGGTCCGGGTCGATCAGTTGCTCGGCTCGGACCCGGAGTACCGGGAAACCTGGCAGGACACGATCAAGGGCGAGGAACGCCTGCCCGATTGGGTGGTCAATCTGACCGGCAGTGCCCAGCAGCAGATGTCCGCCGTTACCGAAGACGGCGACAAGTACCTGGTCGGCCCGCTGTGCGAGTCGCAGGACAACTGCACCTACAAGCGGCTGATCGTTGCGTTCAGCTGGGATAAGGATGATGCCTACGGGATGCTCGTGGAGGTACCCGAAGGTTTGCCGAGCGACAAGTCGCCTACCCGCCATGCGCAGTACCGCTGGCTGGGCAAACCCGACGATGGCATGAAGGCGATGCTGCAGGAGCAGCTCAAGCGTGACCCGAACTGGTACTGA
- the dsbA gene encoding Thiol:disulfide interchange protein DsbA (*Name dsbA) gives MSVPGKIEVVELFWYGCPHCYHFEPTINPWAEKLPADVNFKRVPAMFGGPWDAHGQMFLTLEAMGVEHKVHAAVFDAIQNQHKRLTDPQDMADFLATQGVDKDKFLATFNSFAIKGQVTQAKELAKKYEITGVPSMVVNGKYRFDLGTAGGPEGVLNVADQLIAKERAAK, from the coding sequence GTGTCCGTACCTGGCAAGATCGAAGTGGTCGAGCTGTTCTGGTACGGCTGTCCACACTGCTACCACTTCGAGCCGACCATCAACCCTTGGGCTGAAAAGCTGCCGGCTGACGTCAACTTCAAACGTGTTCCTGCCATGTTCGGTGGCCCATGGGACGCACACGGCCAGATGTTCCTGACCCTCGAAGCCATGGGCGTCGAGCACAAGGTGCACGCCGCGGTGTTCGACGCCATCCAGAACCAGCACAAGCGCCTGACCGACCCACAGGACATGGCAGACTTCCTCGCCACCCAGGGTGTGGACAAGGACAAGTTCCTTGCCACGTTCAACTCGTTCGCCATCAAGGGCCAGGTCACCCAGGCCAAGGAACTGGCGAAGAAGTACGAAATCACCGGCGTACCGAGCATGGTGGTCAACGGCAAGTACCGCTTCGACCTGGGTACCGCTGGCGGGCCGGAAGGCGTACTGAACGTCGCCGACCAGCTGATCGCCAAGGAGCGCGCCGCCAAGTAG
- the kinB gene encoding Alginate biosynthesis sensor protein KinB (*Name kinB), which yields MKWPPMKLRTRLFLSISALVTVALLGLLLGLVSVLQMATVQQRLVQDTTHALEVGLKLRQNLGEQLTLILDEGTAPQNLRLLQDNFQSLLSQGLEQGGERTGFSKASSNYQAFLLAYRDSPAPARSMGIDQPLGAAFNQVRTDLIDSHKQALDLITRSEEHTRDRALLVSGVLGLMGLVVLVLGFVTAHNIARRFGQPIEALAIAADQLGKGNFDVTLPITQATELNQLTRRFGLMADALRKHQATNVDELLAGQQRLQAVLDSIDDGLLIIDRQGRLEHLNPVAQRQLGWNDSRVGSSLAEALQRPELEQQLRQVLRGGSLDRPPDDLNMEVDEETRLLTYSLTPVSHPQGPILGAVMVLHDVTEQRAFERVRSEFVLRASHELRTPVTGMHMAFGLLRERVKFPAEARENDLLETIGEEMQRLTQLINDLLNFSRYQSGLQKLDLAPCALDELLERAQLRFAEQAAHKQIELTKELEPPLPRLQADAAQLDRVLDNLLHNAIRHTANGGRIRLHARRHAERVIISVEDNGEGIAYGQQGRIFEPFVQVGRKKGGAGLGLALCKEIVQLHGGRMGVFSRPGQGTQFYMALPV from the coding sequence ATGAAATGGCCGCCCATGAAGCTGCGCACGCGGCTTTTTCTCAGCATCTCGGCGCTGGTCACCGTGGCCTTGCTCGGGCTGCTGCTGGGCCTGGTCAGCGTGCTGCAAATGGCCACAGTGCAACAGCGGCTGGTACAGGACACCACCCATGCCCTGGAAGTCGGCCTGAAATTGCGGCAGAACCTTGGCGAACAGCTGACCCTGATACTTGATGAGGGTACCGCTCCGCAGAACCTTCGGCTGTTGCAGGACAACTTCCAGAGCCTGCTCAGCCAAGGCCTGGAGCAAGGCGGCGAGCGCACCGGGTTCAGCAAGGCCAGCAGTAATTACCAGGCCTTCCTCCTGGCTTACCGCGACAGCCCCGCGCCCGCCCGCAGCATGGGTATCGACCAACCGCTTGGTGCGGCCTTCAACCAGGTGCGTACCGACCTGATTGACTCCCACAAGCAGGCCCTGGACCTCATCACCCGCAGCGAAGAACACACCCGGGACCGCGCCCTGCTGGTCAGCGGTGTACTTGGCCTGATGGGCCTGGTGGTGCTGGTGCTGGGCTTCGTCACCGCGCACAACATCGCCCGACGCTTCGGCCAACCGATCGAAGCCTTGGCCATCGCGGCCGACCAGCTGGGCAAAGGCAATTTCGACGTCACCCTGCCCATCACCCAGGCCACCGAGCTGAACCAGCTGACACGCCGCTTCGGCCTCATGGCCGATGCCTTGCGCAAGCACCAGGCCACCAACGTCGACGAACTGCTGGCCGGCCAGCAACGCCTGCAAGCCGTGCTCGACAGCATCGACGATGGCCTGCTGATCATCGACCGCCAAGGCCGCCTGGAGCACCTCAACCCGGTGGCGCAGCGCCAACTGGGCTGGAATGACAGCCGCGTTGGCAGCAGCCTGGCCGAGGCCCTGCAGCGCCCGGAGCTAGAGCAGCAACTGCGCCAAGTACTGCGCGGCGGTAGCCTGGACCGGCCGCCAGACGACCTGAACATGGAGGTCGATGAAGAAACACGCCTGCTGACCTACAGCCTGACACCCGTCAGCCACCCGCAAGGGCCCATTCTGGGCGCGGTGATGGTGCTGCACGATGTGACCGAGCAGCGGGCATTTGAACGCGTGCGCAGTGAGTTCGTGCTGCGTGCTTCCCACGAGCTGCGCACGCCGGTAACCGGCATGCACATGGCCTTCGGCCTATTGCGCGAGCGGGTCAAGTTCCCTGCCGAAGCGCGCGAGAACGACCTGCTGGAAACCATCGGCGAGGAAATGCAGCGCCTTACCCAGCTGATCAACGACCTGCTCAACTTCTCTCGCTACCAGAGCGGGCTGCAAAAACTCGACCTCGCCCCCTGTGCCCTGGACGAACTGTTGGAGCGGGCACAACTGCGCTTTGCCGAGCAGGCAGCGCACAAGCAGATCGAACTGACCAAGGAACTGGAACCGCCACTGCCACGCCTGCAGGCCGATGCCGCCCAGCTGGACCGGGTGCTGGACAACCTGCTGCACAACGCCATCCGCCACACTGCCAACGGCGGGCGTATCCGTTTACATGCACGACGGCATGCGGAGCGGGTGATCATCAGTGTCGAGGACAATGGCGAGGGCATCGCCTACGGGCAGCAGGGTCGCATCTTCGAGCCATTCGTGCAGGTTGGCCGCAAAAAAGGCGGCGCTGGGCTGGGCCTGGCGTTGTGCAAAGAGATCGTGCAGCTGCACGGCGGGCGCATGGGCGTGTTTTCCCGCCCGGGGCAGGGGACCCAGTTCTACATGGCCTTGCCGGTTTGA
- the engB gene encoding putative GTP-binding protein EngB (*Name engB), whose protein sequence is MQVKNPILGLCQKATFALSAAKVEQCPEDQGYEVAFAGRSNAGKSSALNTLTHASLARTSKTPGRTQLLNFFSLDDERRLVDLPGYGYAKVPIPLKQHWQKHLEAYLGSRECLRGVILMMDVRHPMTDFDKMMLDWAKASRMPMHILLTKADKLTHGAGKNTLLKVQSEIRKGWGDGVTIQLFSAPKRLGVEDAYRVLAGWMELEDKPAV, encoded by the coding sequence ATGCAAGTCAAGAACCCCATCCTCGGCCTCTGCCAGAAAGCCACATTCGCCCTCAGCGCTGCCAAGGTCGAACAATGTCCGGAAGACCAGGGTTACGAGGTGGCTTTTGCCGGCCGCTCAAACGCCGGCAAATCCAGCGCCCTCAACACCCTGACCCATGCCAGCCTGGCGCGTACCTCGAAAACCCCCGGGCGCACCCAGCTGCTGAATTTCTTCAGTCTGGACGATGAACGGCGTTTGGTCGACCTGCCGGGCTACGGTTATGCAAAAGTGCCGATCCCGCTCAAGCAGCACTGGCAGAAACACCTGGAAGCCTACCTGGGCAGCCGTGAGTGCCTGCGCGGCGTGATCCTGATGATGGACGTGCGCCACCCGATGACCGACTTCGACAAGATGATGCTCGACTGGGCCAAGGCAAGCCGCATGCCCATGCACATCCTGCTGACCAAGGCCGACAAGCTGACCCACGGCGCGGGCAAGAACACGCTGCTGAAAGTGCAGTCGGAAATCCGCAAGGGCTGGGGTGATGGCGTGACCATCCAGCTGTTCTCGGCACCCAAGCGCCTGGGCGTAGAAGACGCCTACCGGGTGCTGGCGGGCTGGATGGAGCTGGAAGACAAGCCAGCTGTTTGA
- the pdeB_1 gene encoding putative cyclic di-GMP phosphodiesterase PdeB (*Name pdeB_1), which translates to MSAIITLLRQIFYRPWMLATLAALASAALLLSASIGIALQQMKQSESEQMNAQGERFLDRLEQVFGQLREGVDLLQAQPLRGCSPAMLAALQQVGLSSRFIYEAAYVDRDVACSNRGDERAFEPLRPPDIQGPTYSYWLNTTTEPNENLAALMLGRGNFVVSTSRGHLTDVVDLPPGGSLVVVLDNGARAIPVLGPPQVWPPPSAWSTSHKSLLELSDRLIYRMPTKSPDYQLVLIAPRASLPLRMNGMLWLLFPGSVLAACCIGWLVLQLILQRRSMSSELQNALRRGKLQVLYQPIFELDSRRCVGAEALVRWRRPDGSLTSPDLFIPLAENTGQIRQITDFVLQRVLEQLGQLLRSHPKLYISVNLAACDVMVPRIGRVAARLLALHRVAPSQIAFEVTERGLVDVVVARDNLQALRAVGHQVLIDDFGTGYCSLAYLQTLPVDCLKIDKAFIDALGHDAASSGVAPHIIRMAHDLHLRVIAEGIECEDQAVLLNSEGVNYGQGWLFARPLNARQFAELVTRGQLPRRVDH; encoded by the coding sequence ATGTCAGCCATCATCACCTTGCTGCGCCAAATTTTTTACCGTCCCTGGATGCTGGCCACATTGGCAGCGCTGGCCAGCGCCGCCCTGTTGCTCTCTGCCAGCATCGGAATTGCCCTGCAACAGATGAAGCAAAGCGAGAGCGAGCAGATGAACGCCCAGGGCGAGCGTTTTCTCGATCGCCTCGAGCAAGTGTTCGGCCAATTGCGTGAAGGGGTAGACCTGTTGCAGGCGCAGCCCTTGCGTGGCTGCAGCCCGGCGATGCTGGCGGCGTTGCAGCAGGTTGGCCTGAGTTCGCGGTTCATTTATGAAGCGGCTTATGTCGATCGCGACGTCGCCTGCTCCAACCGTGGCGACGAGCGGGCGTTCGAACCCCTGCGGCCACCCGACATCCAGGGGCCGACCTACAGCTACTGGTTGAACACCACCACCGAACCGAACGAGAACCTGGCTGCGCTGATGCTGGGCCGGGGCAATTTCGTGGTTTCCACCTCGCGCGGGCACCTGACCGATGTGGTCGATTTGCCCCCGGGCGGTAGCCTGGTAGTAGTGCTGGATAACGGTGCCCGGGCTATCCCCGTGCTGGGGCCGCCACAGGTGTGGCCGCCGCCCTCGGCCTGGTCGACAAGCCACAAGTCGCTGCTCGAACTCAGCGACCGCCTGATCTACCGTATGCCCACCAAGTCGCCAGATTACCAACTGGTTTTGATTGCCCCGCGGGCGAGCCTGCCGTTGAGGATGAACGGTATGCTCTGGCTGTTGTTCCCCGGCAGTGTACTGGCGGCCTGCTGCATTGGCTGGCTGGTGCTGCAATTGATCCTGCAACGGCGGTCGATGAGCTCGGAATTGCAGAATGCCTTGCGCCGCGGGAAGCTGCAGGTGCTTTACCAGCCAATCTTCGAACTCGACAGCCGCCGCTGTGTCGGCGCCGAAGCGCTGGTGCGCTGGCGACGCCCGGACGGCAGCCTGACCAGCCCGGACTTGTTCATCCCGCTGGCGGAAAACACTGGGCAGATTCGCCAGATCACCGATTTTGTCCTGCAACGCGTGCTCGAACAGCTGGGCCAATTGCTGCGCTCGCACCCCAAACTGTACATATCGGTGAACCTGGCCGCCTGCGATGTGATGGTGCCGCGTATCGGCCGGGTGGCGGCGCGGCTGTTGGCCTTGCATCGGGTAGCGCCCAGCCAGATTGCCTTTGAAGTGACCGAGCGTGGCCTGGTAGACGTGGTGGTGGCCCGTGACAACCTGCAGGCGCTGCGCGCCGTGGGGCATCAGGTGCTCATCGACGACTTTGGTACAGGTTATTGCAGCCTGGCTTACCTGCAGACCCTGCCGGTGGACTGCCTGAAGATCGACAAGGCGTTCATCGATGCGCTGGGCCACGATGCCGCCAGCAGTGGCGTGGCCCCGCATATCATCCGCATGGCCCATGACCTGCACCTGCGGGTGATAGCTGAAGGTATCGAGTGTGAAGACCAGGCGGTACTGCTGAACAGTGAAGGGGTCAATTACGGCCAGGGCTGGCTGTTTGCCCGGCCGCTGAACGCCCGGCAGTTCGCCGAGCTGGTAACCCGCGGGCAACTGCCGCGACGGGTTGACCACTGA
- the gltP_1 gene encoding Proton/glutamate-aspartate symporter (*Name gltP_1): MKKAKLSLAWQIVIGLVLGVAIGALLNHFSAEKAWWISNVLQPAGDIFIRLIKMIVVPIVISSLIVGIAGVGDAKKLGSIGLKTIIYFEVVTTIAIVVGLVLANLFHPGAGIDMSTLGTVDISKYQATAAEVQHEHAFIETLLNLIPSNIFAALMRGEMLPIIFFSVMFGLGLSSLQAELRDPLVRTFQAVSETMFKVTHMIMNYAPIGVFALIAVTVANFGFSSLLPLAKLVLLVYFAIAFFAFMVLGLVARVFGFSVIKIMRIMKDELILAYSTSSPKPCCRA; this comes from the coding sequence ATGAAGAAGGCAAAACTGAGCCTCGCCTGGCAGATCGTCATCGGTCTGGTCCTGGGCGTTGCAATCGGCGCGCTGCTGAACCACTTCAGCGCGGAAAAGGCCTGGTGGATCAGCAACGTCCTCCAGCCCGCCGGTGACATCTTCATTCGCCTGATCAAGATGATCGTCGTCCCGATCGTGATTTCGTCGCTGATCGTGGGTATCGCCGGGGTTGGCGATGCGAAGAAACTGGGCAGCATCGGCCTGAAGACCATCATCTACTTCGAGGTGGTGACCACCATCGCCATCGTCGTGGGCCTGGTGCTGGCCAACCTGTTCCACCCGGGCGCCGGCATCGACATGAGCACCCTGGGTACCGTGGACATCTCCAAGTACCAGGCCACTGCGGCTGAGGTGCAGCATGAGCATGCGTTCATCGAAACCCTGCTGAATCTGATCCCGTCCAACATCTTCGCAGCGCTGATGCGTGGCGAAATGCTGCCGATCATTTTCTTCTCGGTGATGTTCGGCCTGGGCCTTTCGAGCTTGCAGGCAGAGCTGCGCGACCCTCTGGTACGTACCTTCCAGGCCGTATCGGAAACCATGTTCAAGGTCACCCACATGATCATGAACTACGCCCCGATCGGCGTATTCGCCCTGATCGCCGTGACCGTGGCCAACTTCGGCTTCAGCTCGCTGCTGCCGCTGGCCAAGCTGGTGCTGCTGGTGTACTTCGCCATCGCCTTCTTCGCCTTCATGGTGCTGGGCCTGGTTGCCCGCGTGTTCGGCTTCTCGGTGATCAAGATCATGCGCATCATGAAAGATGAGCTGATCCTGGCTTACTCCACCTCCAGCCCGAAACCGTGCTGCCGCGCGTGA
- the amiD gene encoding N-acetylmuramoyl-L-alanine amidase AmiD (*Name amiD), translated as MLSTLKKTLISFLLLSVAGCSTGLRIDRSHPSANQDNRIQFVVLHYTNASLERSLALLTHGEVSSHYLIGDGPATVYQLVDENRRAWHAGDSQWQGRTWLNSSSIGIEIVNPGFTDTPNGRVWHPYTEAQVQSLIALLKDIVKRNNIEPRHIIGHSDIAPSRKLDPGPLFPWKRLADAGLGIWPEANAVARQQAYFSVNPPSIGWYQQELARFGYQIEQTGVLDVATRHVITAFQMRFRPQRFDGMPDAQTAAMLQVLNRMR; from the coding sequence GTGCTTTCCACGCTGAAAAAAACGCTGATTTCCTTTTTGCTGTTGTCTGTCGCCGGTTGCTCGACGGGCCTGCGCATCGACCGCAGCCACCCCTCGGCCAACCAGGACAACCGCATCCAGTTCGTTGTCCTGCATTACACCAATGCTTCGTTGGAGCGCTCCCTGGCCTTGCTCACCCATGGTGAGGTCAGCAGCCATTACCTGATCGGTGACGGCCCGGCGACGGTGTATCAACTGGTGGATGAAAACCGCCGCGCCTGGCATGCCGGTGACAGCCAGTGGCAGGGGCGCACCTGGCTGAATTCCTCGTCCATTGGTATCGAAATCGTCAACCCGGGGTTCACCGATACACCCAATGGCCGGGTCTGGCACCCTTACACCGAAGCGCAGGTCCAGTCGCTGATTGCGCTGCTCAAGGACATCGTCAAACGCAACAACATCGAACCGAGGCACATCATTGGTCACAGTGATATCGCCCCGTCGCGCAAGCTGGACCCGGGGCCGCTGTTCCCGTGGAAGCGCCTGGCCGATGCCGGGCTGGGTATCTGGCCCGAAGCCAATGCTGTGGCGCGGCAGCAGGCCTACTTCAGCGTCAACCCGCCCAGCATTGGCTGGTACCAGCAGGAACTGGCGCGGTTTGGCTATCAAATCGAGCAGACCGGGGTGCTGGATGTTGCCACCCGCCATGTGATCACTGCGTTCCAGATGCGCTTCCGCCCGCAGCGCTTCGACGGCATGCCGGATGCGCAGACGGCGGCCATGTTGCAGGTGCTCAACCGCATGCGTTGA